A genome region from Choloepus didactylus isolate mChoDid1 chromosome 14, mChoDid1.pri, whole genome shotgun sequence includes the following:
- the FAM83H gene encoding protein FAM83H: protein MARRSQSSSQGDNPLAPGYLPPHYKEYYRLAVDALAEGGPEAYNRFLASEGAPAFLCPEELEHVTRHLQPPQHAAREPPDGSPPDMDMDGSSGTYWPMNSDQAVPELDLGWPLTFGFQGTEVTTLVQPPPPDSPSIKEEARRMIRSAQQVVAVVMDTFTDVDLLSEVLEAAARRVPVYILLDEMHAQLFLDMAEKCRVNLHHVDFLRVRTVAGPTYYCRTGKSFKGNVKEKFLLVDCAVVMSGSYSFMWSFEKIHRSLAHVFQGELVSSFDEEFRILFAQSEPLVPPAGTLARMDAYALAPYAGAGPLGGGLGPAAPAPFSFPKRAHLLFPPPRDEGLGFPSFLDPDRHFLSAFRREEPHGGPRLLSRRLDAEAGPGGELAGPRGFFQARHLEMDAFKRHSYAAADGAGAVENFAAARQVSRQTFLSHGDDLRFQTSHFQRDQLYQQHYQWDPQLAPARPQGLFEKLRAGRPGFAEPEDWALGGGPRFPELGPDGHLRLDYVPSSASREVRHGSDPAFGPGPRGLELGGPQRPNLGQRFPCQAVARPGLETAPEAEPEHRAGPEGRAGLRHWRLASYLSGCHGEDAGDEGLPAPMETESYEDDVLGPGAQAAAGDLLPSPFRSPAVFPAKGPGPGSGGGDSSEREGPEDVCLAKQDSFRARLNPLIQRSSRLRSSLIFASQAEGAGGTGAAATEKVQLLHKEQTVSEALGPGGEAIRSSASAKVAELLEKYKGSARDPASAGAAVTVASHSQAVMSQAWREEVMAPSGAGGERRSLESCLLDLRNSFAQRLHQEAERQPGAATLTATQLLDTLGRGGADRLPSRFLSAQGRATSPQGRESPPPERPGAHLALQSEPKGSPTSALPERKGSPTPGFPIARGSPTPGFTEQKGSPTSAHPERRASPGPPVPERRASPGPPISERRGSLTLTFHGESPKAGPAEEATGGPMEALRKGSLRLRQLLSRGDRRSEDDGSFPVPQENGQPESPRRPSLGRGDSAEAAAGEERGPRVRLASATANALYSSNLRDDTKAILEQISAHGQKHRGAPAPGPAAAHSSPEMGRPPAAGGLVPDMSDKDKCSAIFRSDSLGTQGRLSRTLPASAEERDRLLRRMESMRKEKRVYSRFEVFCNKGEAGGPGAGEGRAEEDPRDSKVGKFMPKILGTFKGKK, encoded by the exons ATGGCCCGTCGCTCCCAGAGCTCCTCGCAGGGGGACAACCCACTGGCCCCCGGGTACCTGCCACCTCATTACAAAGAGTACTACCGCCTGGCAGTGGATGCGCTGGCCGAGGGCGGGCCAGAGGCCTACAACCGCTTCCTGGCATCCGAGGGGGCCCCTGCCTTCCTgtgccctgaggagctggagcaTGTGACCCGTCATCTGCAGCCCCCACAGCATGCTGCCCGCGAGCCCCCTGATGGCAGCCCCCCCGACATGGACATGGATGGCTCCTCTGGTACCTATTGGCCCATGAATTCGGACCAGGCTGTGCCAGAGCTTGACCTGGGCTGGCCCTTGACCTTTGGCTTCCAGGGCACCGAGGTCACCACACTGGTGCAGCCACCTCCCCCTGACAGCCCCAGCATCAAGGAGGAGGCTCGCAGGATGATCCgctctgcccagcag GTGGTGGCCGTGGTGATGGACACGTTCACCGATGTGGACCTGCTCAGCGAGGTCCTCGAGGCCGCTGCCCGCCGCGTCCCCGTCTACATCCTGCTGGATGAGATGCACGCGCAACTCTTCCTGGACATGGCCGAGAAGTGCCGGGTCAACCTGCACCACGTGGAT TTCCTGCGCGTGCGCACCGTCGCGGGCCCCACCTACTACTGCCGCACTGGGAAATCGTTCAAGGGGAACGTGAAGGAGAAGTTCCTGCTGGTGGACTGCGCCGTGGTGATGAGCGGGAGCTACAG CTTCATGTGGTCCTTCGAGAAGATCCACCGCAGCCTGGCCCACGTGTTCCAGGGCGAACTGGTCTCCAGCTTCGACGAGGAGTTTCGCATCCTCTTCGCCCAGTCGGAGCCTCTGGTGCCCCCGGCCGGGACACTGGCCCGCATGGACGCCTACGCCCTGGCCCCCTACGCCGGAGCGGGACCCCTCGGGGGCGGCCTGGGGCCGGCGGCGCCTGCGCCCTTCTCATTCCCCAAGCGGGCGCACCTCCTGTTCCCGCCGCCCCGGGACGAGGGCCTGGGCTTCCCCTCCTTTCTGGACCCCGACCGCCACTTCCTGTCGGCCTTCCGCCGGGAGGAGCCGCACGGGGGGCCGCGACTGCTGTCCCGACGCCTGGACGCCGAGGCCGGGCCGGGCGGGGAGCTCGCGGGTCCGCGGGGCTTCTTCCAGGCCCGGCACCTGGAGATGGACGCCTTCAAGCGGCACAGCTACGCCGCGGCCGACGGCGCGGGGGCCGTGGAGAACTTCGCGGCGGCGCGGCAGGTGTCGCGGCAGACGTTCCTCAGCCACGGCGACGACCTGCGCTTCCAGACCAGCCACTTCCAGCGCGACCAGCTCTACCAGCAGCATTACCAGTGGGACCCGCAGCTCGCGCCCGCGCGCCCGCAGGGCCTCTTCGAGAAGCTGCGCGCCGGCCGCCCGGGCTTCGCCGAGCCCGAGGACTGGGCGCTGGGCGGCGGGCCGCGCTTCCCCGAGCTCGGCCCCGACGGGCACCTGCGCCTGGACTACGTGCCGTCCAGCGCGTCGCGCGAGGTGCGTCACGGTTCAGACCCGGCCTTCGGGCCCGGCCCTCGCGGCCTGGAGCTCGGCGGGCCCCAGCGCCCCAACCTGGGCCAGCGCTTCCCGTGTCAGGCGGTGGCCCGTCCCGGCCTGGAGACCGCGCCGGAGGCAGAGCCTGAGCACCGGGCCGGGCCGGAGGGGCGAGCCGGGCTGCGGCACTGGCGTCTCGCCTCCTACCTGAGCGGCTGCCACGGCGAGGACGCGGGCGACGAGGGTCTGCCAGCACCCATGGAGACCGAGTCCTATGAGGACGACGTGCTAGGCCCCGGGGCCCAGGCAGCTGCCGGGGACCTGCTTCCCTCGCCCTTCCGCAGTCCCGCGGTCTTCCCGGCCAAGGGCCCCGGGCCCGGCTCTGGAGGCGGTGACAGCTCAGAGCGGGAGGGCCCTGAGGACGTGTGCCTGGCCAAGCAGGACTCGTTCCGCGCGCGCCTGAACCCGCTGATCCAGCGCAGCTCGCGATTGCGCTCGTCGCTCATCTTCGCGTCGCAGGCTGAGGGCGCCGGCGGGACCGGGGCGGCCGCCACCGAGAAGGTGCAGCTGCTGCACAAAGAGCAGACGGTCAGCGAGGCGCTGGGCCCGGGCGGCGAGGCCATTCGGTCCTCTGCCTCCGCCAAggtggctgagctcctggagaaGTACAAAGGCTCAGCCCGCGACCCCGCCAGTGCGGGGGCTGCCGTCACCGTCGCCAGCCATAGCCAAGCTGTCATGTCCCAGGCGTGGCGGGAGGAGGTGATGGCGCCCAGCGGCGCGGGGGGTGAGCGCCGCAGCCTCGAGAGCTGCCTGCTCGACCTGCGCAACTCCTTCGCGCAGCGCCTGCACCAGGAGGCCGAGCGGCAGCCAGGAGCCGCCACGCTCACAGCCACCCAGCTGCTCGACACGCTGGGCCGGGGCGGCGCCGACCGGCTGCCCTCCCGCTTCCTTTCGGCCCAGGGCCGCGCGACCTCCCCGCAAGGTCGGGAAAGCCCCCCGCCGGAGAGGCCGGGGGCACACCTGGCGCTCCAGTCCGAGCCCAAAGGGAGCCCCACCTCCGCCCTCCCTGAGCGCAAGGGGAGCCCCACACCCGGGTTTCCCATTGCGAGAGGCAGTCCAACCCCGGGATTCACCGAGCAGAAGGGGAGCCCCACCTCCGCCCACCCCGAGCGCAGAGCCAGTCCGGGGCCCCCCGTACCCGAGCGCAGGGCCAGCCCGGGGCCTCCCATATCCGAGCGCAGGGGCAGCCTCACCCTTACGTTCCACGGGGAGTCTCCGAAGGCCGGGCCCGCGGAGGAAGCGACCGGCGGCCCCATGGAGGCGCTGCGCAAGGGCTCCCTGCGCCTCAGGCAGCTGCTGAGCAGGGGCGATCGGCGGTCCGAGGACGACGGCAGCTTCCCGGTGCCGCAGGAGAACGGGCAGCCCGAGAGTCCCCGGCGGCCGTCGCTGGGCCGGGGCGACAGCGCCGAGGCTGCCGCGGGGGAGGAGCGGGGCCCGCGGGTGCGCTTGGCCTCGGCCACGGCCAATGCCTTGTACAGTAGCAACCTGCGGGACGACACGAAGGCCATTCTCGAGCAGATCAGCGCCCACGGCCAGAAGCACCGCGGGGCCCCCGCCCCAGGCCCCGCTGCAGCCCACAGCAGTCCCGAGATGGGCCGCCCTCCAGCCGCCGGCGGCCTGGTCCCCGACATGTCCGACAAGGACAAGTGCTCGGCCATCTTCCGCTCGGACAGCCTGGGGACGCAGGGCCGCCTAAGCCGCACGCTGCCCGCCAGCGCCGAGGAGCGCGACCGCCTACTGCGCCGCATGGAGAGCATGCGCAAGGAGAAGCGCGTCTACAGCCGCTTCGAGGTCTTCTGCAACAAGGGAGAGGCCGGCGGCCCCGGGGCGGGGGAGGGCCGGGCCGAGGAGGACCCCAGGGACAGCAAGGTGGGCAAGTTCATGCCCAAGATCCTGGGCACGTTCAAGGGCAAGAAGTGA